A single Bifidobacterium scardovii JCM 12489 = DSM 13734 DNA region contains:
- a CDS encoding carbohydrate ABC transporter permease, whose amino-acid sequence MGARNRSRNAAAGQIRTGSHVIPYLVLAIAVVYFLMPVWWLVVASTKSNSGLFLGSAGPMWFDRKFALWNNLKQLSTYQNGIYWRWIFNSFFYALVGGVGATIISVMAGYGFAKYKFKGRDVYFNIVLGALMIPATALVIPTFILMSNVGMTNTVWAVLLPSLLSPFGTYLMRIYCMSSLPDEMMEAARVDGAGELRTFLQISLPIMTPAITTVFLLSVVGCWNNFFLPQVVLSDPKLFPITVGLTQWQARSSAGSGAEQIWNLVTCGAFVSIVPLVISFLLLQRYWVGGLAAGSVKA is encoded by the coding sequence ATGGGTGCGCGCAATCGGAGTCGGAATGCGGCCGCCGGCCAGATCAGGACCGGGTCCCACGTCATCCCGTATCTTGTTCTGGCCATTGCGGTGGTGTACTTCCTGATGCCGGTCTGGTGGCTGGTGGTGGCCTCCACCAAATCCAATTCGGGCCTGTTCCTCGGCAGCGCCGGGCCGATGTGGTTCGACCGCAAATTCGCGCTGTGGAACAACCTCAAGCAGCTTTCCACCTACCAGAACGGCATTTACTGGCGCTGGATATTCAACTCCTTCTTCTACGCCCTGGTCGGAGGCGTCGGCGCGACGATCATCTCGGTGATGGCCGGCTATGGGTTCGCCAAATACAAGTTCAAGGGACGGGACGTCTATTTCAACATCGTGCTCGGCGCGCTGATGATCCCGGCGACGGCATTGGTCATCCCCACGTTCATCCTGATGTCGAACGTCGGCATGACGAACACGGTGTGGGCGGTGCTGCTCCCGTCGCTGCTCTCCCCGTTCGGCACGTATCTGATGCGCATCTACTGCATGAGCTCCCTGCCTGATGAGATGATGGAGGCGGCCCGCGTGGACGGAGCCGGCGAGCTGCGCACGTTCCTGCAGATATCGCTGCCGATCATGACGCCGGCGATCACCACGGTGTTCCTGCTGTCCGTGGTCGGCTGCTGGAACAACTTCTTTCTGCCGCAGGTCGTGCTGTCCGACCCGAAGCTGTTCCCGATCACCGTCGGACTCACCCAGTGGCAGGCGCGTTCCAGCGCCGGCTCGGGCGCCGAGCAGATATGGAATCTGGTGACATGCGGGGCGTTCGTCTCCATCGTCCCGTTGGTCATCTCGTTCCTGCTGCTGCAGCGGTACTGGGTTGGCGGTCTGGCGGCCGGGTCGGTCAAGGCCTGA
- a CDS encoding alpha-L-arabinofuranosidase C-terminal domain-containing protein, whose product MKVTIDAERRIGVRDRMLYGQFLEHFHRQVYGGVFDPGSPLSNGDGLREDVIEAVRRLDVPILRWPGGCFVSSYHWLDGVGAEREPVFDKMWRVEDPNTFGTDEYVKFCRAIGCEPYICTNAGTGTQEEMSDWVEYCNLDHEGRYARMRIANGSREPFAVKYWSVGNENWGAWEIGAKTRDEWGHFVREAAKMIKHVDPTVELSAAALPDVDWNLGLLRQCSDYLDWISIHQYWDAIHETNNASKFDQVVGMMTDLDGNIVKVRGLLDALGLSDRIRIAFDEWNLREWYHPKAVTIEQGVTKDEYLTPRDGNDDNSLYTMADAVFSAGFLNVLNRNCRSVGMACFSPLVNTRGCIFVHPKGIVLRPTYFVFDLYANHLGDVVLDDWCAGGDTVTVADPSGADVTVPALDVLSTTWEDGHAVALAVSSRDRARAHGLEISLDELAPHGKVTMLTLNGPSEESYNDIGHTDVSIATRDLGAYHPGMRVDVDPHSVNIIEIQR is encoded by the coding sequence ATGAAGGTGACAATCGACGCCGAACGGCGTATCGGCGTGCGCGACCGCATGCTGTACGGCCAGTTCCTGGAGCATTTCCACCGCCAGGTCTATGGCGGGGTCTTCGATCCCGGATCGCCGCTGTCGAACGGCGACGGGCTGCGCGAAGACGTGATCGAGGCGGTGCGCCGGCTCGACGTGCCCATCCTGCGCTGGCCGGGAGGCTGCTTCGTCTCGTCGTACCACTGGCTCGACGGCGTCGGCGCCGAGCGCGAGCCGGTGTTCGACAAGATGTGGCGCGTCGAGGATCCCAATACCTTCGGCACGGACGAGTACGTGAAGTTCTGCCGCGCCATCGGCTGCGAGCCCTACATCTGCACCAATGCCGGCACCGGCACGCAGGAGGAGATGAGCGATTGGGTCGAGTACTGCAACCTTGACCACGAAGGCCGCTATGCCAGGATGAGGATCGCCAACGGCAGCAGGGAACCGTTCGCCGTGAAGTACTGGAGCGTCGGCAACGAGAACTGGGGTGCATGGGAGATCGGGGCGAAGACCCGCGACGAGTGGGGGCACTTCGTGCGCGAGGCGGCCAAGATGATCAAGCATGTGGACCCGACGGTCGAGCTCAGCGCGGCGGCCCTGCCGGACGTCGACTGGAACCTAGGATTGCTGCGGCAGTGCAGCGACTATCTGGATTGGATTTCGATCCACCAGTATTGGGATGCGATCCACGAGACCAACAACGCGTCGAAATTCGACCAGGTGGTGGGCATGATGACGGATCTGGACGGGAACATCGTCAAGGTCCGCGGTCTGCTGGACGCGCTGGGGCTGAGCGACCGCATCCGCATCGCCTTCGACGAATGGAACCTGCGCGAATGGTACCATCCGAAGGCCGTGACCATCGAGCAGGGCGTGACGAAGGACGAGTACCTTACGCCCCGCGACGGCAACGACGACAACAGTCTGTACACCATGGCCGACGCCGTGTTCTCCGCGGGGTTCCTGAACGTGCTGAACCGCAACTGCCGCTCCGTCGGCATGGCGTGCTTCTCGCCGCTGGTCAATACGCGGGGGTGCATCTTCGTCCACCCGAAGGGCATCGTGCTGCGGCCGACCTACTTCGTCTTCGACCTGTACGCGAACCATCTCGGCGACGTGGTGCTGGACGACTGGTGCGCGGGCGGCGACACGGTGACGGTCGCCGATCCCTCGGGCGCCGACGTGACGGTGCCGGCGCTGGACGTGCTGTCCACGACCTGGGAGGACGGGCATGCCGTCGCGCTGGCCGTATCGTCCCGCGACCGTGCCCGTGCGCATGGTCTGGAGATCTCGCTGGACGAGCTCGCGCCGCACGGCAAGGTGACGATGCTGACGCTGAACGGCCCGTCGGAGGAATCCTACAACGACATCGGCCATACCGATGTCTCCATCGCGACGCGCGATCTGGGGGCGTACCATCCGGGCATGCGTGTCGATGTCGATCCCCACTCGGTTAATATCATTGAGATACAACGGTAG
- a CDS encoding LacI family DNA-binding transcriptional regulator — protein sequence MKKVTIADVAKEARVSIKTVSNVINDAGSMRPETRQRVKDTIARLGYTVNYSARSLKTGMTKLIGLAVMDFDQPWASMYAGEIIKAARKRGYGVVIDTYGGGGLDSIIAETYRVNADGWIYYPDRPLADGGRVLKQRYPIVLTGESLSHGLVDSVTMPNFQPIREITAMLIGQGVECVGLIGAPDDLVREGRLGDVLALREGTRQLRTQGYYRAFADAGAVVDTDVIVGGERWDVNGGIRGAVHLLSVPAFRDARSRAVVCLNDALALGALHAFKEHGWRIPDDVQISGFDDIEESRHCDPALTTVNSHLDRYAEYAVDMLIERIMGDTRAVRAVSTDYVIERRGTTTFGAVRSGAAGGLS from the coding sequence ATGAAGAAGGTGACGATCGCCGATGTCGCCAAAGAGGCGCGTGTCTCGATAAAAACCGTATCGAACGTCATCAACGACGCCGGCAGCATGCGCCCGGAGACCCGCCAGCGGGTGAAGGACACGATCGCGAGGCTGGGGTACACCGTGAACTACTCGGCGCGCTCGCTCAAAACCGGCATGACGAAGCTCATCGGCCTGGCCGTGATGGATTTCGACCAGCCTTGGGCCTCCATGTATGCCGGCGAGATCATCAAAGCGGCGCGGAAACGCGGCTACGGCGTCGTGATCGACACCTATGGCGGCGGGGGATTGGACAGCATCATCGCGGAGACGTACCGGGTCAACGCCGACGGCTGGATCTACTATCCTGACCGGCCCCTTGCGGATGGCGGCCGTGTGCTGAAGCAGCGGTACCCCATCGTGCTCACCGGCGAATCGTTGTCCCATGGGCTGGTCGACAGCGTCACCATGCCCAATTTCCAGCCCATCCGCGAGATAACGGCGATGCTGATCGGCCAGGGGGTCGAGTGCGTCGGCCTGATCGGCGCCCCGGACGATCTGGTGCGGGAGGGGCGGCTGGGGGATGTGCTCGCGCTGCGGGAGGGCACCCGCCAGCTGCGCACCCAAGGGTATTACCGGGCGTTCGCCGATGCCGGAGCCGTGGTGGACACGGACGTGATCGTCGGCGGCGAGCGGTGGGACGTCAACGGCGGCATCCGGGGCGCGGTTCACCTGCTGTCGGTTCCGGCGTTCCGCGACGCCCGCTCCCGCGCGGTGGTCTGCCTGAACGACGCGCTGGCCTTGGGGGCGCTGCACGCGTTCAAGGAGCACGGCTGGCGGATCCCCGACGACGTGCAGATCAGCGGATTCGACGACATCGAGGAGTCCCGGCACTGCGATCCGGCGCTGACGACGGTGAACTCCCACCTCGACCGGTACGCCGAGTATGCGGTCGACATGCTCATCGAGCGCATCATGGGCGACACGCGGGCCGTGCGCGCGGTATCGACGGATTATGTGATCGAGCGTCGCGGCACGACGACCTTCGGCGCGGTGCGATCCGGCGCGGCGGGCGGGCTGTCCTGA
- the arfA gene encoding arabinosylfuranosidase ArfA has product MNDSKPASASLVVDDAFTVAPVNDRLFGSFVEHLGRCVYTGLYEPGHPSADADGFRQDVIDLVKELGATTIRYPGGNFVSGYRWEDGVGPKESRPRRLDLAWHSTETNEFGLHEMAKWLDKAGGNELMEAVNLGTRGLEEALDLLEYANIPGGTKLSDERRANGADKPFGIRMWCLGNEMDGPWQLGHKNAEDYGTLAASVAAGMRQIDPDAELVVCGSSSHVMGTFGAWEETVLEKTYENVNFVSCHAYYHPELQPDGTRDMKSFLAAGVDMDNFIRDVASAIDATKARLKSKHDVFISFDEWNVWYLNEEPSRNPEGIGNWPVAPRLLEDVYSAVDAVVFGDLMITLLKNANRVHAASLAQLVNVIAPIMTEPGGPAWRQTTFYPFSLTAKYAKGGTVLEPKLTSGTFDTPAYGEVPSLNAVAVRGADGTVTVFAVNRSMDDAAEFEISLPEGGEFSAVEAQTLHDDDLWARNTLAEQTRVTPRPNDTATLDAASGTVRVTLPPVSWTAIHVK; this is encoded by the coding sequence ATGAATGACAGCAAACCCGCATCCGCATCCCTGGTCGTAGACGACGCGTTCACCGTGGCGCCGGTCAACGACCGCCTGTTCGGCTCGTTCGTGGAGCATCTGGGCCGTTGCGTGTACACCGGCCTGTACGAGCCGGGGCACCCGAGCGCGGACGCGGACGGCTTCCGCCAGGACGTCATCGATCTGGTCAAGGAGCTCGGCGCCACGACGATCCGCTACCCGGGCGGCAATTTCGTGTCCGGCTACCGCTGGGAGGACGGCGTCGGCCCCAAGGAGAGCCGCCCGCGCCGGCTCGACCTGGCGTGGCACTCCACCGAGACGAACGAGTTCGGCCTGCACGAGATGGCCAAATGGCTGGACAAGGCGGGCGGCAACGAGCTCATGGAGGCCGTGAACCTCGGCACCCGCGGCCTTGAGGAGGCCCTCGACCTGCTCGAATACGCCAACATCCCCGGCGGTACCAAGCTGTCGGACGAACGCCGCGCCAACGGCGCCGACAAGCCGTTCGGCATCCGCATGTGGTGCCTCGGCAACGAGATGGACGGGCCGTGGCAGCTCGGGCACAAGAACGCCGAGGACTACGGTACGCTCGCCGCATCGGTCGCGGCCGGCATGCGGCAGATCGACCCGGATGCGGAACTGGTGGTCTGCGGGTCGTCGAGCCATGTGATGGGCACCTTCGGCGCATGGGAGGAGACCGTGCTCGAAAAGACCTACGAGAACGTCAACTTCGTGTCCTGCCACGCCTACTACCACCCCGAACTGCAGCCTGACGGCACCCGCGACATGAAGAGCTTCCTCGCCGCCGGCGTCGACATGGACAACTTCATCCGCGACGTGGCCTCGGCCATCGACGCGACCAAGGCGCGCCTCAAGAGCAAGCATGACGTGTTCATCTCCTTCGACGAGTGGAACGTCTGGTACCTCAACGAGGAGCCCAGCCGCAACCCGGAGGGCATCGGCAACTGGCCGGTCGCCCCGCGCCTGCTGGAGGACGTCTACAGCGCCGTGGACGCCGTGGTGTTCGGCGACCTGATGATCACGCTGCTCAAGAACGCGAACCGCGTGCACGCGGCGAGCTTGGCGCAGCTGGTCAACGTGATCGCGCCGATCATGACCGAGCCGGGCGGCCCGGCGTGGCGCCAGACCACCTTCTACCCGTTCTCCCTGACCGCGAAGTACGCCAAGGGCGGCACCGTGCTCGAGCCGAAGCTCACGTCCGGCACCTTCGACACGCCCGCGTACGGCGAGGTTCCCTCGCTCAACGCCGTGGCGGTGCGCGGGGCGGACGGCACGGTCACCGTGTTCGCGGTCAACCGGTCGATGGACGACGCCGCCGAGTTCGAGATCAGCCTGCCGGAAGGCGGCGAATTCTCCGCCGTCGAGGCGCAGACCCTGCACGACGACGATTTGTGGGCGCGCAACACGCTGGCGGAACAGACCCGCGTGACCCCGCGCCCCAACGACACGGCCACACTCGACGCCGCATCCGGCACCGTGCGCGTGACCCTGCCGCCGGTCTCCTGGACCGCGATCCACGTGAAGTGA
- a CDS encoding aldo/keto reductase, protein MKRQRIGTSGMTASRVALGVMRMDALDAEQSKAVVSQALESGVDFFDTADIYGFSAHRVHASSEAFGAAWTSVGVARRDIFIQTKFGIVRSDDNRDGLRYDYSAEHLLASLDRELEALRTDYVDSVLLHRIDTLVDPDEVGEVFGELLASGKVRHFGVSNMGPWQIEMLQQALGVTLEVNQLQFGLMHTQMLDAEIHFNRAGGGAADITGGILPYSRLKRMTIQAWSPFQSGTEYGPFVDNPHFPELNAALADKASKYGVSKDAIASAWILRHPANIQVVAGTMNPERLARIAAGADIDLDRQDWWDLYCAAGHQLV, encoded by the coding sequence ATGAAACGACAGCGGATCGGCACCAGCGGCATGACGGCCTCGCGCGTGGCGCTCGGCGTGATGCGCATGGACGCGCTCGACGCCGAGCAGTCCAAGGCCGTGGTGAGCCAGGCGCTGGAGTCCGGCGTCGACTTCTTCGACACGGCCGACATCTACGGGTTCTCCGCCCACCGGGTGCACGCCAGCTCCGAGGCGTTCGGCGCGGCGTGGACGTCGGTCGGCGTGGCGCGCAGGGACATCTTCATCCAGACCAAATTCGGCATCGTGCGCAGCGACGACAACCGCGACGGGCTGCGCTACGACTACTCCGCCGAGCATCTGCTCGCCTCGCTGGACCGCGAGCTGGAGGCCCTGCGCACCGACTACGTCGATTCGGTGCTGCTGCATCGCATCGACACGCTGGTCGACCCGGACGAGGTCGGCGAGGTGTTCGGCGAGCTGCTCGCCAGCGGCAAGGTGCGCCACTTCGGCGTGAGCAACATGGGGCCGTGGCAGATCGAGATGCTCCAGCAGGCGCTCGGCGTCACGCTCGAGGTCAACCAGCTGCAGTTCGGCCTCATGCACACGCAGATGCTGGACGCCGAGATCCATTTCAACAGGGCAGGCGGCGGGGCCGCCGACATCACGGGCGGCATCCTGCCGTACTCGCGCCTGAAGCGGATGACGATCCAGGCGTGGAGCCCGTTCCAGTCCGGCACGGAATACGGCCCGTTCGTGGACAATCCGCATTTCCCGGAGCTCAACGCGGCGCTCGCCGACAAGGCGTCCAAATACGGTGTCAGCAAGGACGCGATCGCGTCCGCGTGGATACTGCGCCACCCGGCCAACATCCAGGTGGTCGCCGGCACGATGAACCCCGAGCGGCTCGCGCGCATCGCGGCCGGCGCGGACATCGATCTCGACCGCCAGGATTGGTGGGATCTGTACTGCGCGGCGGGTCATCAGCTGGTCTGA
- a CDS encoding GH39 family glycosyl hydrolase — protein sequence MSKTRHIEVDAGTVVGAMDHAWRFIGYDECNYTYMPEGKELLGKFGALGDAPYYVRTHFTFCNGSCVGSPKFGSTNVYHEDAQGNAVYGFTYYDLILDAILESGNLPFVELGFMPEDLADPGTRTFPPGPAWAPTARSAGATRPRTMAAGPI from the coding sequence TTGAGCAAGACGAGACATATCGAAGTCGATGCCGGCACCGTTGTCGGCGCGATGGATCATGCGTGGCGATTCATCGGATACGACGAATGCAACTACACCTATATGCCGGAGGGCAAGGAACTGCTCGGAAAATTCGGCGCCCTCGGGGATGCCCCGTACTATGTGCGCACGCATTTCACCTTCTGCAACGGCAGTTGCGTCGGCTCGCCGAAATTCGGCTCGACCAACGTGTACCACGAGGACGCGCAAGGCAATGCGGTCTACGGCTTCACCTACTACGACCTGATCCTCGACGCGATCCTGGAATCGGGCAACCTGCCGTTCGTGGAGCTGGGGTTCATGCCGGAGGACCTGGCCGACCCCGGTACAAGGACTTTCCCTCCGGGGCCGGCATGGGCTCCTACCGCGAGATCGGCTGGAGCTACCCGCCCAAGGACTATGGCCGCTGGGCCGATCTGA
- a CDS encoding GH39 family glycosyl hydrolase, with protein MGSYREIGWSYPPKDYGRWADLIRATAAHLAERYGAHAVASWYFELWNEPDIFYWSGTIEDYCRLFDVTEQALHGVLPQARLGGPTVAGVFDQGAGREAMQAFLRHCKTGTNACGGETGTRLDFVTFHVKGAEFFADPNVAKAVPSVGNLVNQVRTGLQLMAEAGYAGLDVALSEADPDTWAAGGLNDNANMRFRNTEYYASYVAAAYGQILELGRRYGSCVCPLAWAFMFPQEECFTGTRTFSTQGINKAVFNAFELLSRMGDDAIGLCSDAVADIVVDRAVDADFGLAAPRKYTGEGSQTVVSGLVSRSDGAVQILVYAHCDDIDRNDESEVELRVTGLAPGSYRCTHYRIDADHSNAYAQWVAEGGPRYPRGERYERIKRADALERYEPDRVVSAEKGETMVTWRMPAHAVSMIILERQA; from the coding sequence ATGGGCTCCTACCGCGAGATCGGCTGGAGCTACCCGCCCAAGGACTATGGCCGCTGGGCCGATCTGATCCGCGCGACCGCCGCCCACCTCGCCGAGCGCTACGGGGCGCATGCCGTCGCCTCATGGTATTTCGAGCTGTGGAACGAGCCGGACATCTTCTACTGGTCCGGAACGATCGAGGACTACTGCAGGCTGTTCGACGTGACCGAACAGGCGCTCCACGGGGTCCTGCCGCAGGCCAGGCTGGGCGGGCCGACCGTGGCCGGCGTGTTCGACCAGGGCGCCGGGCGCGAGGCCATGCAGGCGTTCCTGCGCCACTGCAAGACGGGAACCAACGCGTGCGGCGGCGAGACCGGCACCCGTCTGGATTTCGTCACCTTCCACGTCAAGGGCGCGGAGTTCTTCGCCGACCCCAACGTCGCCAAGGCGGTGCCCAGCGTTGGCAACCTCGTCAACCAGGTGCGCACCGGGCTGCAGCTCATGGCGGAGGCCGGATACGCCGGCCTCGACGTGGCGCTCTCCGAGGCCGACCCCGACACCTGGGCGGCCGGCGGCCTCAACGACAACGCCAACATGCGGTTCCGCAACACGGAGTACTACGCGTCGTACGTCGCCGCCGCATACGGTCAGATCCTCGAACTGGGGCGCCGGTACGGATCCTGCGTATGCCCGCTGGCATGGGCGTTCATGTTCCCGCAGGAGGAGTGCTTCACCGGCACACGCACCTTCTCCACGCAGGGCATCAACAAGGCGGTGTTCAATGCGTTCGAGCTGCTGAGCCGCATGGGCGATGACGCGATCGGGCTATGCAGCGACGCCGTCGCGGACATCGTGGTCGACCGGGCCGTGGACGCCGATTTCGGACTGGCCGCTCCGCGCAAGTACACCGGCGAAGGCTCGCAGACCGTGGTCTCCGGCTTGGTGTCGCGCTCGGACGGCGCCGTGCAGATCCTGGTGTATGCGCACTGCGACGACATCGACCGCAACGACGAGAGCGAGGTCGAACTGCGGGTGACCGGTCTGGCGCCCGGCTCGTACCGGTGCACCCATTACCGCATCGACGCGGACCACTCGAACGCCTACGCGCAGTGGGTGGCCGAGGGGGGTCCGCGTTACCCGCGAGGGGAGCGGTACGAGCGGATCAAGCGGGCAGACGCCCTCGAACGGTACGAGCCGGACCGGGTGGTATCCGCCGAGAAGGGCGAGACGATGGTGACGTGGCGCATGCCTGCGCACGCGGTCTCCATGATCATTTTGGAACGGCAGGCGTAA
- a CDS encoding ABC transporter substrate-binding protein, with protein sequence MKGNARSGSATWWSRVSKGIVRPLTCAAAAIGMLLAVGGCGSTADAKVMYFWNGLIGDDGPAMQKIINDYNATDPEYKIVFQPMQDKDLMTKIYSVAQTGDSIPDLVIANQFKTAVMHSPGILNTIEDWQKVAPELNEKNYLPQAWNNVMFDGKAYGIPLYMYQMAIYYNKSLVEQYHLEHIIEGGFVTIDEVKSLKGVLPKDIYGMAYGNLPWAFMSLLYGAGGTLETSMDDATSDAWRKPMQALRETVESGVVAPLSVDSMQAFGSGHAVFAQLGTWGQGNMAETLGKDNIAEVNTLQYSTDNFSNFLYQNNWMQIKDPKRPPERSRAAAKFIKYVYEHWMDWAYVGSISPAYRDLNNPEYQKLIQASFTNSQEERDVIRTSNYLYGGYAVTAWNLYNDIVYGNLTLDDGLKALDKTIKGQIEIQDQT encoded by the coding sequence ATGAAAGGAAACGCACGCAGCGGGTCCGCGACATGGTGGTCGCGGGTGTCGAAAGGCATCGTCAGACCGCTGACCTGCGCGGCGGCGGCGATCGGCATGCTGCTCGCGGTCGGCGGATGCGGCTCCACCGCGGACGCCAAGGTGATGTACTTCTGGAACGGCCTGATCGGCGACGACGGCCCGGCCATGCAGAAGATCATCAACGACTACAACGCCACCGATCCCGAGTACAAGATCGTGTTCCAGCCGATGCAGGACAAGGATCTGATGACGAAGATCTACTCCGTCGCGCAGACCGGCGACAGCATCCCCGACCTGGTCATCGCCAACCAGTTCAAGACGGCGGTGATGCACTCCCCGGGCATCCTCAACACCATCGAGGACTGGCAGAAGGTGGCGCCGGAGCTCAACGAGAAGAACTACCTGCCCCAGGCGTGGAACAACGTCATGTTCGACGGCAAGGCGTACGGCATCCCGCTGTACATGTACCAGATGGCCATCTACTACAACAAGTCGCTGGTCGAACAGTACCATCTCGAGCACATCATCGAGGGCGGCTTCGTCACCATCGACGAGGTCAAGTCGCTCAAGGGCGTGCTGCCCAAGGACATCTACGGCATGGCGTACGGCAACCTGCCATGGGCGTTCATGTCGCTGCTGTACGGCGCCGGCGGCACGCTGGAGACCAGCATGGACGACGCCACCTCGGACGCGTGGCGCAAGCCGATGCAGGCCCTGCGCGAAACCGTCGAGTCCGGCGTGGTGGCCCCGCTGAGCGTCGACAGCATGCAGGCGTTCGGATCCGGCCACGCGGTGTTCGCCCAGCTGGGCACCTGGGGCCAGGGCAACATGGCCGAGACCCTCGGCAAGGACAACATCGCGGAAGTGAACACCCTGCAGTACAGCACCGACAACTTCTCCAACTTCCTGTACCAGAACAACTGGATGCAGATCAAGGACCCCAAGCGGCCGCCCGAGCGCTCCCGCGCCGCGGCGAAGTTCATCAAGTACGTGTACGAGCACTGGATGGACTGGGCCTACGTCGGCTCCATCTCGCCCGCCTACCGCGATCTGAACAACCCCGAATACCAGAAGCTCATCCAGGCCAGCTTCACCAATTCCCAGGAGGAGCGCGACGTCATCAGAACGTCCAACTACCTCTACGGAGGGTATGCGGTGACGGCATGGAACCTCTACAACGACATCGTGTACGGCAACCTGACGCTCGACGACGGTCTCAAGGCCCTCGACAAGACGATCAAGGGCCAGATCGAAATCCAGGACCAGACGTGA
- a CDS encoding LacI family DNA-binding transcriptional regulator, with the protein MMKAMVDQVQEGGTPPAAGVSGPVTLADVARATGFSLMTVSNALRDKPKVSEANRARIKQVARSMGYQANVAATMLRNRRSGIIQIVVDDFEVPFHARVAKYLTQSALERGYQVVVRQSLQSQQEEMRALNPGPGLIYDGVILDAPNITESQVAQHNPGRPVLVIGDCESFVNVDSMDTACAQGAAAAAEHLVLAGCRRVVVLGAAHPDDQEAARASGNGFGPKRLAAIARVLEEHGLALERDQCIICVWTLEGGRQAAAELLNRVPGERWDGSLGVLCLADTIAMGALREFADHGIVVPRDAKIMGFDDIPFAEYSNPSISTVRMDVPAMAREVIDRMIRMIDANAGDGADDGVMHGHVPFQVVARDSTGA; encoded by the coding sequence ATGATGAAGGCTATGGTCGATCAGGTGCAAGAAGGGGGTACCCCGCCGGCGGCCGGGGTGTCCGGGCCGGTCACGCTGGCGGATGTGGCCCGCGCCACGGGGTTCTCGCTGATGACGGTGTCCAACGCGTTGCGGGACAAGCCGAAGGTCAGCGAGGCGAACCGCGCCAGGATCAAGCAGGTGGCCCGGAGCATGGGGTACCAGGCCAACGTGGCGGCGACCATGCTGCGCAACCGGCGCAGCGGCATCATCCAGATCGTGGTCGATGATTTCGAGGTGCCGTTCCACGCCCGCGTCGCCAAATACCTGACCCAGTCCGCGCTGGAGCGGGGGTACCAGGTGGTGGTGAGGCAGTCCCTGCAGTCCCAGCAGGAGGAGATGCGGGCCCTGAATCCGGGCCCCGGACTCATCTACGACGGCGTCATCCTCGACGCGCCCAATATCACGGAAAGCCAGGTGGCGCAGCACAATCCCGGCAGGCCGGTGCTGGTCATCGGCGACTGCGAATCGTTCGTCAACGTCGATTCCATGGACACCGCATGCGCGCAGGGGGCCGCCGCGGCAGCCGAGCATCTGGTGCTGGCGGGATGCCGGCGCGTGGTGGTGCTCGGCGCCGCCCATCCGGACGATCAGGAGGCGGCGCGGGCCAGCGGCAACGGCTTCGGCCCCAAGCGCCTGGCGGCGATCGCGCGCGTGCTCGAGGAGCATGGGCTGGCCTTGGAACGGGACCAGTGCATCATATGCGTGTGGACGCTGGAGGGCGGCCGGCAGGCCGCGGCCGAGCTGCTGAACCGCGTGCCCGGCGAACGGTGGGACGGTTCGCTCGGCGTGTTGTGTCTGGCCGACACCATAGCGATGGGCGCGCTGAGGGAGTTCGCCGACCACGGCATCGTGGTGCCCCGGGACGCGAAGATCATGGGGTTCGACGACATTCCCTTCGCCGAGTACTCCAATCCGTCCATCAGCACGGTGCGGATGGACGTTCCCGCGATGGCGCGGGAGGTCATCGACCGGATGATCCGCATGATCGACGCCAATGCCGGGGATGGCGCCGATGACGGCGTCATGCACGGGCACGTGCCGTTCCAGGTGGTGGCCCGCGATTCGACGGGCGCGTAG